The Eggerthella guodeyinii sequence CTGGGACTTCGTGAACGAGCGCACGGTGGGCTTCACGCCCGAGACCATGCCCGACGATGCGGCCGACGACGAGAACTTCCGCGACTACGTCCTGGGCGCCTACGACGGCCAGCCGAAGACGCCGGAGTGGGCGAGCGAGATATGCGGCACGCCGGTGGAGGACATCGCGTGGTACGCGGAGCTGGCCGGCAAGAACAACAAGGTGGTCTTCTTCCACAGCTACGCGGCGTCCCGCTACCTGGGCGCCGAGAACCTGCCGCAGACGTTCATGACCGTGTCGGCCCTGGGCGGCCACTACGGCAAGTCGGGGCACGGCTCGGCCGCCATCTACACGTGGGACGCGGGAGATTCGGGTTACCGTCTCATCCAGCATGCAGGCGGCGACTACGGCTATATCGACAACCTCGTGGGTTCTCCGGGCGCTACCGGGCCGAACCGCTGCATCGAGGGCAACTCGTGGTGGAGCTCGCTTGCGGAAGGCCGCTACCTCTCCACGTCGGTCGGGCCCTACGACCTGGGATCGGGCGACGATCCCGCCAAGCTGCGCGCCAACACGCCCACCTACCACGAGGCGCGCGAGATGCCCGTCAACCCGCGTCTCTTGTTCCAGACGAACTCCAACTTCATGCAGACGCGCGGCAACCTGCCCACGGCCATCGAGGTGATGCGCGCCGCGGACACGTGCATCTCGCTCGAGATCAAGTTCTCGCTGACCGCGCAGTTCGCCGACATCATCCTGCCGGTGGCCACGCACTGGGAGGGCAACGACGACGAGGCCTGGGGCGAGCTGTGCTGGCCGAGCCCCTTCGGCGACGGCAACGGTCAGAAGCAGCGCAAGGACGCGCTTCTGGCGTGGCGCCCGCTCGTGAAGCCGATGTACGAAGCGCGTGAGGAGAAGCGCATCTGCCGCGACATCATCGAGCGCATGGGTTTCGACCCCGACGAGGCGTATCCCAAGAGCAACTACGACCAGTGGCTCGGCTACTTCCTGGGGATGCGCGAGCTTTCGAGCGACCTGTCGCGCTGGGAACCGGTGATCGCCTGGACGGCCGCCGACAACGAGAAGCACGGCGCGAACTACCCGGAGCAGGAGGGCAAGGTGGGTTTCGACGAGTTCATGGCGCGGGGCTCCTACGTGGTCGAGCGCTCCGCCGACGACCGGCGCAACTACGTGGGCTACCGCGACGACAAGCTGGGCATCGGCGAGGACGGCACGTCGGTGACGGTTGCCGACCCCGCATGGCCGCGTCCGTCCCGCTCGGGCAAGCTGGAAATATACTGCCAGTTCAAAGCCGACAACGTGAACCGAGTGGGCCTCAACCCCGAGCCCATCAAGCCCTATGCGAACTACTTCGTGCCGAACCGCGGCTACCAGGAGACGTTTGCCGACTGGGATGCCAAGGCGAAGGGCCCCTATCCGCTGCAGGCGTACACGCCCCACTACATGCGCCGTGCGCACACGTGCTACGACAACATGGCGTGGACGCAGGAGGCGTTCGCCAACCCGGTGTTCATGAACGCCCAGGACGCCGAGGAGCGCGGCATCGAGGCCGGCGACACGGTGGCGTGCTTCAACGAGTTCGGTCGCATGCTTCGCCGCGCCCAGCCCTTGCACGGCATGATGCCGGGCACGGCAGCCATCCCTCACGGCGTGCGGACGCTGCTCGACGAGAGCGACGCCGACCGCATCGTCGATCGCGGCGGAAGCGAGCAGATGCTCTCCGACGGGCAGCAATCGAACTACTTTCCCCAGGTGGACGGGTACAACAGCCTGCTCATAGAAATCGAGAAATACGACGGCGATCCCCTACCTGCCGACTGCGACCGCGACCCGTTCCTGGCGCCCGGTATCGACGCCGAGGACGCGCCCGCGTACACCGTCCGGGGCATCTACGAGAACGAGGAGGCATAGACGATGAGCTTGGGATTCTACGTTGACCTGCAACGCTGCATCGGCTGCCGCACCTGCCAGGTGGCGTGCAAGGACCGTCGCGACCTGCAATCGGCGGGCCCGCGCCCGCGCAGGGTGGATTCGTTCGAGTGCGGGACGTATCCGGACGTGAGCCTGTTCCACCTCGCGCTGTCGTGCAACCACTGCGACGACCCGGCGTGCGTGGCGGGCTGCCCCACGGCCGCCCTGCACAAGGCCGGCGACGGCACCGTGCAATACGACGCCGACCGCTGCGTGGTCTGCCGCAACTGCATGACGGTGTGCCCCTACGGCGCGCCGCAGCACGACGAGGACGCGAACCTCATCGCGAAGTGCGACGCCTGCAAGGCGCTGCGCGATGCGGGTCGCAACCCCGTGTGCGTGGACGCGTGCCCCATGCGGGCCCTCGAGTTCGGCGAGCTGGACGGGTTGCGCGCCGCGCACGGAGGCGATCTGACGAGCGAGCTGCCCGTGCTGCCGAGCGCCGACGTCACGCACCCGAACCTGCTGCTGCGCCCGAGCGCGGGAGCGCTGCGCGAGGATTTCCGCGAGGTGACCCTGTGAGCGCGGCCGAGGCGGCGACGGTCGCCGGGGTCGCGGAGGAGGCGTTCGCGCTCGAGGAGTTGCTGCTGTCCCGCGCCTATCT is a genomic window containing:
- a CDS encoding molybdopterin-containing oxidoreductase family protein; translation: MSLLHSTMSRRSFLRASAGATAAAAALGLAGCSSAEAPARLADDDGALAIASDARVIGGEGEWVPIHCHQNCNQMCLNMGYVVDGVVVRQKTDDAREDRFDCPQQRGCLRGRSLRQQVYNADRIKYPMKRKHWQPGGGEGAHGELRGKDEWERIGWDEALDYVTDELKRVYAEYGQDAVICNGWRWAPASAMFPVIGGAVYNTETESFGCWAFQTEALGLYSHGDHPDLMMGPDKYDLPNADTIVLYGCNPAWAQHSSMYWLNNAKEAGTEFVYVGPSYNVSAAQLGARWIRVRPGTDTAFLLAVIHEMIRLDDERGDVIDWDFVNERTVGFTPETMPDDAADDENFRDYVLGAYDGQPKTPEWASEICGTPVEDIAWYAELAGKNNKVVFFHSYAASRYLGAENLPQTFMTVSALGGHYGKSGHGSAAIYTWDAGDSGYRLIQHAGGDYGYIDNLVGSPGATGPNRCIEGNSWWSSLAEGRYLSTSVGPYDLGSGDDPAKLRANTPTYHEAREMPVNPRLLFQTNSNFMQTRGNLPTAIEVMRAADTCISLEIKFSLTAQFADIILPVATHWEGNDDEAWGELCWPSPFGDGNGQKQRKDALLAWRPLVKPMYEAREEKRICRDIIERMGFDPDEAYPKSNYDQWLGYFLGMRELSSDLSRWEPVIAWTAADNEKHGANYPEQEGKVGFDEFMARGSYVVERSADDRRNYVGYRDDKLGIGEDGTSVTVADPAWPRPSRSGKLEIYCQFKADNVNRVGLNPEPIKPYANYFVPNRGYQETFADWDAKAKGPYPLQAYTPHYMRRAHTCYDNMAWTQEAFANPVFMNAQDAEERGIEAGDTVACFNEFGRMLRRAQPLHGMMPGTAAIPHGVRTLLDESDADRIVDRGGSEQMLSDGQQSNYFPQVDGYNSLLIEIEKYDGDPLPADCDRDPFLAPGIDAEDAPAYTVRGIYENEEA
- a CDS encoding 4Fe-4S dicluster domain-containing protein, with translation MSLGFYVDLQRCIGCRTCQVACKDRRDLQSAGPRPRRVDSFECGTYPDVSLFHLALSCNHCDDPACVAGCPTAALHKAGDGTVQYDADRCVVCRNCMTVCPYGAPQHDEDANLIAKCDACKALRDAGRNPVCVDACPMRALEFGELDGLRAAHGGDLTSELPVLPSADVTHPNLLLRPSAGALREDFREVTL